In the Malania oleifera isolate guangnan ecotype guangnan chromosome 1, ASM2987363v1, whole genome shotgun sequence genome, one interval contains:
- the LOC131151272 gene encoding uncharacterized protein LOC131151272, whose product MPFGLKNAGATYQRLVNRIFKDQLGKTMEAYVDDMLVKSLVAGQHCKDLREIFELLQRYHMKLNPSKCVFGVSAGKFLGFMVTCRGIEANPDKIRALLEMEAPRTKKEIQVLTKRIASLNRFVSCSGDKGLPFFKTLKKKGGFKWEEEQTKASELLNQYLGSPPLLTKAKNGEDLYLYIASTENAVSSVLVWEEGRKHQPIYYTSKVLSGAEKNNCKMEKAAFSIVCAVRKLRPYFQAHKVLTDFTAERFSDSSTKPNVWTLHVDGSSNAAGRGARFILLAPDGNETLFTLKLEFTAINNDAEYEALLAALHLADALGVTQIKVLSDSQLVVEQLKGEFEARDPIMKKYLLKAQEYEKAFVWFDVEHIPRAENKKADALAKLASATSAEWKDAIYLERIGKPSYEEDKVNSVESEINRNDWRAPLFLFLQDGSLPEDNKEALRVRRKAARYTLINRKLYRLSLTLPYLHCLNDEEGTYILREIHKGVCKNHLASRVVAHKAIRQGFYWPTMKKDAVELVKRCDRCQRSTITEQNITRFVWTSLVCRYGISWAIVTDHERQFDNERFKKFSSNLSIKLLFALVAHPQSNGQVENMNRTILHGLRTRLESMQGRWAEELPSLIWVYHTTKRAATGETPFMLVFGAEAVIPAEVGMPSWRRQYFNEQTNNEEPRSEIDLLEERQDQASLKVAAYQ is encoded by the exons ATGCCCTTCGGGCTAAAAAATGCAGGAGCCACATATCAGAGATTGGTGAACAGGATTTTTAAAGATCAGCTCGGAAAAACAATGGAGGCGTATGTGGACGACATGCTGGTGAAAAGCCTGGTAGCAGGGCAACATTGCAAAGACTTGAGAGAAATATTCGAACTCCTTCAACGGTACCACATGAAACTGAACCCATCGAAGTGTGTATTTGGTGTTTCTGCAGGAAAGTTCTTGGGCTTTATGGTGACTTgtagaggtatagaagcaaaccCAGATAAAATAAGAGCCCTGCTAGAGATGGAGGCCCCACGGACaaaaaaggagatccaagttttgacaaagaggatagcctccctcaatAGGTTTGTCTCTtgctcaggggacaaaggcttacctttcttcaaAACACTAAAGAAGAAGGGAGGATTCAAATGGGAGGAAGAGCAGACCAAAGCCTCTGAACTGCTCAACCAGTACCTCGGATCCCCTCCACTTTTAACAAaggcaaagaatggggaagacctctacCTGTATATAGCATCCACAGAAAATGCCGTCAGCTCTGTCCTGGTTTGGGAAGAAGGCAGGAAGCATCAACCAATTTATTACACTAGCAAGGTGCTCAGCGGAGCCGAAAAGAACAATTGCAAGATGGAAAAAGCCGCTTTCTCCATCGTTTGTGCAGTGCGAAAATTGAGGCCCTACTTTCAGGCCCACAAG GTGCTCACTGATTTTACAGCAGAGAGGTTCTCCGACTCATCCACTAAGCCAAACGTATGGACACTACATGTTGATGGGTCATCTAACGCAGCTGGAAGGGGAGCTAGATTCATCCTTTTGGCCCCAGACGGCAACGAAACTCTTTTCACACTGAAACTTGAGTTCACAGCAATCAACAACGATGCGGAGTATGAAGCTTTGTTAGCAGCCCTACACTTGGCAGATGCATTAGGGGTGACACAGATCAAGGTATTGAGTGATTCTcagctggtggtagagcagctgaaaggagaatttgaagcTAGGGATCCaataatgaagaaatatctccTTAAGGCCCAAGAATACGAGAAAGCATTTGTTTGGTTCGATGTAGAACACATACCAAGGGCAGAAAATAAAAAGGCCGACGCACTCGCGAAATTGGCCTCAGCGACCAGTGCGGAATGGAAAGACGCTATTTATCTAGAGCGAATAGGGAAACCCTCATACGAGGAAGACAAAGTTAACTCAGTAGAGTCTGAAATCAACAGGAATGATTGGAGGGCCCCTTTGTTCCTATTTCTCCAGGATGGATCCTTACCAGAAGACAACAAGGAAGCTCTAAGAGTGAGAAGGAAAGCAGCAAGGTATACGCTGATAAACCGGAAGCTGTACAGACTATCCCTAACACTTCCCTACCTTCATTGTCTAAATGATGAAGAAGGGACGTACATACTAAGGGAAATCCACAAAGGAGTATGCAAAAACCACCTGGCCAGTAGGGTCGTAGCCCACAAAGCCATACGGCAAGGGTTTTACTGGCCTACAATGAAGAAAGACGCAGTTGAGCTCGTCAAGAGATGCGACAGATGTCAACGAT ccaccataacagagcaAAACATTACGCGCTTTGTCTGGACATCATTGGTTTGCCGTTACGGCATCTCCTGGGCTATAGTTACAGACCACGAGAGGCAGTTCGACAACGAACGCTTCAAAAAGTTCAGTTCGAACCTGTCTATTAAGCTCCTATTCGCGTTAGTGGCCcacccccagagcaatggacaggtagagaacatgaatcggaCGATACTGCACGGACTGAGGACACGACTCGAATCCATGCAAGGTAGATGGGCAGAGGAACTCCCTTCATTAATATGGGTgtaccacaccaccaagagagcagcaacaggggaaaccccttTTATGCTTGTCTTTGGCGCAGAGGCAGTCATCCCAGCAGAGGTAGGGATGCCCTCTTGGCGAAGGCAATACTTCAACGAACAGACTAACAATGAAGAACCCAGATCAGAAATAGACTTGCTagaagagagacaggatcaggcgagtTTAAAAGTTGCAGCGTACCAGTAG